The following are encoded together in the Mycolicibacterium arabiense genome:
- a CDS encoding sodium:solute symporter family transporter — MFHPSDLSPSMGFALMLGLGAFMFVVAFTVRSMVKNTHDFVIADRRIGFGFGVGSVIAVWTWSMAVMMSSAQAFSFGTSGLIWFVVPNGLAVMVMVPFALRLRRQMPAGYTIVEFIRERFDNKPATTVMLVAMLLGLLAEIFINLFGVVLVMGVVFDINPTVVLIVTLATVTVYSYFGGLWTSAITATFNTLLITVPAAIVVLYVLQKVGGPELVFQRVDAAGPETLNAFDGSAAAGFGISLALGLLASTMADQTFWQKAWALKPTTMGRTFVWAGLWFYPIPIVLGLLGLVGLAFDVNPADLGDAGSGGIGPYVVSHLGLPIVLVALYVLIILNACYSSIDGAFSALSSIVAVDILKRANPEIASKSLFRYTKASILVAGVIGGIVVSSGLDYVDLVNTVFFLKAALIIPLGLAIFWRRMTSTAFVTSLLLAIAVGYPVRETVGELQGIITLEAISLVAAVGISLLSKQSFDFASLRGRGEALSEGRRTDEAHDADLTVEKTTDPDPVR; from the coding sequence GTGTTTCACCCGTCTGACTTGTCCCCGTCGATGGGCTTCGCGCTGATGCTGGGGCTCGGTGCCTTCATGTTCGTCGTGGCATTCACCGTCCGCTCGATGGTCAAGAACACCCACGACTTCGTCATCGCGGACCGTCGGATCGGCTTCGGCTTCGGCGTCGGCTCCGTCATCGCCGTCTGGACGTGGTCGATGGCCGTGATGATGTCGTCGGCGCAGGCATTCTCGTTCGGCACTTCGGGACTGATCTGGTTCGTCGTACCCAATGGCCTCGCGGTCATGGTGATGGTGCCGTTCGCGCTCCGGCTGCGTCGGCAGATGCCCGCCGGTTACACGATCGTCGAGTTCATCCGCGAACGCTTCGACAACAAGCCGGCGACCACGGTGATGCTGGTGGCGATGCTGCTCGGTCTGCTGGCCGAGATCTTCATCAACCTCTTTGGCGTGGTCCTCGTGATGGGCGTGGTGTTCGACATCAACCCGACCGTCGTGCTGATCGTCACGCTGGCCACCGTCACCGTCTACTCGTACTTCGGGGGCCTGTGGACCTCGGCGATCACCGCCACCTTCAACACCCTGCTGATCACCGTGCCCGCTGCGATCGTCGTTCTCTACGTCCTGCAGAAGGTCGGCGGGCCCGAACTCGTCTTCCAGCGCGTCGACGCCGCCGGACCCGAGACACTGAACGCTTTCGACGGTTCCGCCGCAGCGGGTTTCGGGATATCGCTCGCGCTGGGCCTGCTCGCCTCGACCATGGCGGACCAGACGTTCTGGCAGAAGGCGTGGGCGCTCAAGCCGACGACGATGGGTCGCACGTTCGTCTGGGCGGGGCTGTGGTTCTACCCGATTCCGATCGTCCTTGGCCTGTTGGGACTCGTCGGCTTGGCGTTCGACGTGAACCCGGCTGACCTGGGCGACGCGGGGTCGGGCGGCATCGGGCCGTACGTGGTGAGCCACCTCGGCCTGCCGATCGTGCTCGTCGCCCTGTACGTGCTGATCATCCTGAACGCCTGCTACTCGTCCATCGACGGTGCGTTCTCGGCGCTGTCGTCCATCGTCGCGGTCGACATCCTCAAGCGAGCCAACCCCGAGATCGCGTCGAAGTCGTTGTTCCGCTATACGAAGGCGTCGATCCTCGTCGCAGGCGTGATCGGCGGCATCGTCGTGAGTTCGGGGCTGGACTACGTCGATCTGGTCAACACCGTGTTCTTCCTCAAGGCCGCGCTCATCATCCCGCTCGGCCTGGCCATCTTCTGGCGCCGCATGACGTCGACCGCCTTCGTGACCAGTCTGCTACTCGCGATCGCCGTCGGCTACCCCGTCCGCGAGACCGTGGGTGAGTTGCAAGGAATCATTACCCTGGAGGCGATTTCGCTCGTGGCTGCCGTCGGCATCAGCCTGCTGTCCAAGCAATCATTCGACTTCGCATCCCTACGGGGTCGCGGAGAAGCGCTGTCGGAGGGCCGAAGAACCGACGAGGCTCACGACGCAGACCTGACGGTCGAGAAGACCACCGACCCGGACCCGGTCCGATGA
- a CDS encoding Rieske 2Fe-2S domain-containing protein, whose product MTTETASVREIDTGSLPDRYARGWHCLGPVANYLDGEPHGIEIFGTMLVVFADSNGDVKVLDGYCRHMGGNLSQGTIKGDTVACPFHDWRWGGDGKCKLVPYAKRTPRLARTRAWETDVRGGLLFVWHDAEGNPPQPEVRIPEIPEFADDGWTEWRWHTLLIEGSNCREIIDNVTDMAHFFYIHYGLPTYFKNVFEGHIASQYLHNVGRPDINDMGTTYGEAHLDSEASYFGPSFMINWLHNNYGGYKAESILINCHYPVTQDSFVLQWGVIVEKPKGVDEKTSDKLARVFTEGVSKGFMQDVEIWKHKTRIDNPLLVEEDGAVYQMRRWYQQFYVDVADVTPDMTDRFEIEVDTTAANEKWHVEVEENLKAQEAAKESAQQSQEQPTEVS is encoded by the coding sequence GTGACGACCGAAACCGCAAGCGTCCGCGAGATCGACACTGGCTCGCTGCCAGACCGGTATGCGCGTGGCTGGCACTGCCTCGGCCCCGTGGCCAATTACCTCGACGGCGAGCCCCACGGCATCGAGATCTTCGGCACCATGCTGGTGGTCTTCGCCGACTCGAACGGCGACGTCAAGGTGCTCGACGGCTACTGCCGCCACATGGGCGGCAACCTGTCCCAGGGCACCATCAAGGGCGATACGGTCGCCTGCCCCTTCCACGACTGGCGCTGGGGCGGCGACGGCAAGTGCAAGCTGGTGCCCTACGCCAAGCGCACCCCCCGACTGGCTCGCACCCGCGCCTGGGAAACCGACGTCCGCGGCGGCCTGCTGTTCGTGTGGCACGACGCCGAGGGCAACCCGCCGCAACCCGAGGTCCGCATCCCCGAGATCCCGGAGTTCGCCGACGACGGCTGGACCGAGTGGCGCTGGCACACGTTGCTCATCGAGGGCAGCAACTGCCGCGAGATCATCGACAACGTCACCGACATGGCGCACTTCTTCTACATCCACTACGGCCTGCCGACGTACTTCAAGAACGTCTTCGAAGGCCACATCGCCAGCCAGTACCTGCACAACGTCGGTCGGCCCGACATCAACGACATGGGCACCACCTACGGCGAGGCGCACCTCGACTCCGAGGCGTCCTACTTCGGGCCGTCGTTCATGATCAATTGGCTGCACAACAACTATGGCGGCTACAAGGCCGAGTCGATCCTGATCAACTGCCACTACCCGGTGACCCAGGACTCGTTCGTGCTGCAGTGGGGCGTCATCGTCGAGAAGCCCAAGGGCGTCGACGAGAAGACCTCCGACAAGCTGGCCCGGGTGTTCACCGAGGGCGTCAGCAAGGGGTTCATGCAGGACGTCGAGATCTGGAAGCACAAGACGCGGATCGACAACCCGCTGCTCGTCGAGGAAGACGGCGCGGTGTACCAGATGCGACGTTGGTACCAGCAGTTCTACGTCGACGTCGCCGACGTGACGCCGGACATGACCGACCGCTTCGAGATCGAGGTCGACACCACGGCCGCCAACGAGAAGTGGCACGTCGAGGTCGAAGAGAACCTGAAGGCGCAGGAAGCGGCGAAGGAGTCCGCGCAGCAATCGCAGGAGCAGCCCACCGAGGTGTCCTGA
- a CDS encoding SDR family oxidoreductase, giving the protein MAGLLQDKVVVISGVGPALGTTLARRCAEEGADLVLAARTVERLEDVAGQVTASGRRALAVGTDITDEAQVANLVSTSIAEFGKVDVLINNAFRVPSMKPFAKTSFDHIRDTIELTVLGALRLIQGFTPALTEANGSVVNVNSMVVRHSDPKQGAYKMAKSALLAMSQSLASELGEAGIRVNSVLPGYIWGGTLQSYFEHQAGKYGTTVDEIYKAAAVNSDLKRLPTEDEVASAILFLASDLSSGITGQTIDVNCGEYKA; this is encoded by the coding sequence ATGGCAGGTCTGTTGCAGGACAAGGTCGTCGTCATCAGTGGTGTGGGCCCAGCGCTGGGCACCACCCTGGCTCGGCGATGTGCCGAGGAGGGCGCCGATCTCGTACTGGCTGCCCGCACGGTCGAGCGACTCGAGGACGTCGCCGGTCAGGTCACGGCATCGGGTAGGCGTGCCCTGGCAGTCGGCACCGACATCACCGACGAGGCGCAGGTCGCCAACCTGGTGTCCACCTCGATCGCGGAGTTCGGCAAGGTCGACGTCCTCATCAACAACGCGTTCCGCGTGCCGTCGATGAAGCCCTTCGCCAAGACCAGCTTCGACCACATCCGCGACACGATCGAACTGACCGTGCTTGGCGCGCTGCGGCTGATCCAGGGTTTCACCCCGGCACTCACCGAAGCGAACGGGTCGGTCGTCAACGTCAACTCGATGGTGGTCCGGCACTCCGACCCCAAGCAGGGCGCGTACAAGATGGCCAAGTCGGCGCTGCTGGCCATGTCGCAGTCGCTGGCGAGCGAACTCGGCGAGGCCGGGATACGGGTCAACTCCGTTCTGCCGGGCTACATCTGGGGCGGGACCCTGCAGAGCTACTTCGAGCACCAGGCCGGCAAGTACGGCACCACGGTGGACGAGATCTACAAGGCGGCTGCGGTCAACAGCGATCTGAAGCGGCTGCCCACCGAGGACGAGGTGGCCTCGGCCATCCTGTTCCTGGCCAGCGACCTGTCCAGCGGCATCACCGGCCAGACAATCGACGTCAACTGCGGGGAGTACAAGGCGTGA
- a CDS encoding DoxX family protein, which produces MRRLARLLLGAALVFAGVSHLTFARASFYAQVPPYLPLNVDFVVIASGIVEIALGLGLLVVARWRVPLGWLTAALFVAVFPGNVSQYLTHSDAFGLDSDRSRAIRLAFQPLLVVWALWSTGAWAAWRARRAADAGRPAAS; this is translated from the coding sequence GTGCGGAGACTGGCTCGGCTGCTGCTCGGCGCGGCGCTGGTCTTCGCCGGCGTCAGCCACCTGACCTTCGCCCGCGCGTCGTTCTACGCGCAGGTCCCGCCGTACCTGCCGCTCAACGTCGACTTCGTCGTCATCGCGTCGGGGATCGTCGAGATCGCGCTCGGTCTCGGCCTGCTCGTCGTCGCGCGGTGGCGGGTGCCGCTGGGTTGGCTGACCGCGGCCCTGTTCGTCGCGGTGTTCCCCGGCAACGTGTCGCAGTACCTCACCCACTCCGACGCATTCGGACTGGACTCGGACCGCTCGCGGGCGATCCGGCTGGCGTTCCAGCCGCTGCTGGTCGTGTGGGCGCTGTGGTCTACCGGGGCGTGGGCCGCGTGGCGCGCGCGTCGTGCGGCGGATGCAGGCCGCCCAGCTGCGTCGTGA
- a CDS encoding RecQ family ATP-dependent DNA helicase, whose protein sequence is MTATREQAQTLLEQLAGPQATLRDDQWTAIEALVVHRRRALVVQRTGWGKSAVYFIAAKLLRAEGRGPTVIVSPLLALMRNQVQAAARAGVRAATINSSNVADWQDVHRAVGTGDLDVLLVSPERLNNPDFRDDVLPALARDAGLVVIDEAHCVSDWGHDFRPDYRRIRTLIGELGSGIPVLATTATANDRVVDDVRSQLGVGGGEAGGDALVLRGGLDRESLRLSVVKAGNPAQRAAWLAAHLDTLPGSGIIYTLTVAQANDVAAMLRERGHEIAAYTGATEAAEREQLEGDLLANRVKALVATSALGMGFDKPDLGFVVHLGAPASPIAYYQQVGRAGRSTESAEVVLLPGAEDREVWRYFASVAFPSEPMVRNVIRALETDRPQSTPALEPLVDLNRTRLEMVLKVLDVDGAVRRVKGGWVGTGEPWEYDEERYRRLDEARGREQQAMLDYLATDECRMTFLRRQLNDPELADSEKCGRCDNCTGAHYDATVDESAAEETRQRLMRPGVEITPRRQWPSGLAKLGVSLSGKISEGPGAGRAIGRLTDLGWGARLRAVLDGPDAEAPDDLVRAAVDVLAAWKWDTRPTAVMGLDSERHPLLIESLVARLADLGRLTNLGSLAYAVERRPVTAANSAYRVAALDGSWEMPDLSDLGGPLLLVDDLVDSGWTMTMAARVLRQAGAPEVLPFAIAAVS, encoded by the coding sequence GTGACGGCGACGCGCGAACAGGCGCAGACCCTGCTCGAGCAGTTGGCGGGGCCGCAGGCGACACTGCGCGACGACCAGTGGACGGCCATCGAGGCCCTTGTGGTGCACCGCCGCCGCGCGCTGGTGGTGCAGCGCACCGGATGGGGCAAGTCGGCCGTGTACTTCATCGCGGCCAAACTGCTGCGCGCCGAGGGGCGTGGCCCGACGGTCATCGTGTCCCCGCTGCTCGCGCTGATGCGCAACCAGGTGCAGGCCGCCGCACGGGCCGGGGTGCGCGCGGCCACGATCAACTCGAGCAACGTCGCCGACTGGCAGGACGTCCACCGTGCGGTCGGGACCGGCGACCTCGACGTGCTGCTCGTCAGCCCGGAACGGTTGAACAACCCCGACTTCCGCGATGACGTGTTGCCCGCGCTGGCCCGCGACGCCGGCCTGGTCGTGATCGACGAGGCGCACTGCGTGTCCGACTGGGGACACGACTTCCGTCCCGACTACCGCCGCATCCGCACGCTGATCGGCGAGTTGGGCAGCGGCATACCGGTTCTCGCAACGACCGCCACCGCGAACGACCGGGTGGTGGACGACGTGCGCAGCCAGCTGGGCGTCGGCGGGGGAGAGGCAGGCGGAGACGCGCTGGTGCTCCGCGGCGGCCTCGACCGCGAGTCGCTGCGACTGTCGGTCGTCAAGGCGGGCAATCCCGCCCAACGCGCGGCGTGGCTGGCCGCGCATCTGGACACGCTGCCGGGGTCGGGGATCATCTACACGCTGACGGTGGCGCAGGCCAACGACGTCGCGGCGATGCTGCGGGAACGGGGCCACGAGATCGCGGCCTACACCGGGGCCACCGAGGCTGCCGAGCGGGAACAGCTCGAGGGCGACCTGCTGGCGAACCGGGTGAAGGCACTGGTGGCCACGTCCGCGCTCGGCATGGGTTTCGACAAGCCGGACCTCGGCTTCGTCGTGCACCTGGGTGCGCCCGCGTCACCCATCGCGTACTACCAGCAGGTGGGACGTGCGGGGCGTTCGACGGAGAGCGCCGAGGTGGTGCTGCTGCCCGGTGCCGAGGACCGCGAGGTGTGGCGCTACTTCGCGTCCGTGGCCTTCCCGTCGGAGCCCATGGTGCGCAACGTCATTCGCGCGCTCGAAACGGACCGACCACAGTCCACGCCCGCGCTCGAACCGCTCGTCGACCTGAACCGGACGCGTCTGGAGATGGTGCTGAAGGTGCTCGACGTCGACGGGGCGGTGCGCCGGGTCAAGGGCGGCTGGGTGGGTACCGGCGAGCCGTGGGAGTACGACGAGGAGCGCTACCGCAGGCTGGACGAGGCGCGCGGGCGCGAGCAGCAGGCGATGCTCGACTACCTGGCCACCGACGAGTGCCGGATGACGTTCCTCCGCAGGCAGCTCAACGACCCGGAACTCGCCGACAGTGAGAAGTGCGGCCGGTGCGACAACTGCACGGGCGCGCACTACGACGCGACCGTGGACGAGTCGGCGGCCGAGGAGACCCGGCAGCGGCTGATGCGTCCGGGGGTCGAGATCACGCCGCGCAGGCAGTGGCCCTCGGGCCTGGCCAAGCTGGGTGTCAGCCTGAGCGGCAAGATCTCCGAGGGCCCCGGTGCGGGGCGGGCCATCGGCCGGCTCACCGACCTGGGCTGGGGGGCACGGTTGCGTGCGGTGCTCGACGGCCCCGATGCGGAGGCACCCGACGACCTGGTGCGCGCGGCGGTCGACGTGCTCGCCGCTTGGAAGTGGGACACCCGTCCGACGGCGGTGATGGGTCTGGACTCGGAACGCCATCCCCTGCTGATCGAATCGCTGGTGGCTCGGCTGGCGGACCTGGGACGGCTGACCAACCTGGGCTCATTGGCCTACGCCGTCGAGCGCAGGCCCGTGACGGCTGCCAACTCGGCGTATCGCGTTGCAGCGCTCGATGGTTCGTGGGAGATGCCGGACCTGTCGGATCTCGGTGGGCCGCTGCTGCTGGTCGACGACCTCGTCGACAGCGGGTGGACGATGACGATGGCGGCCCGGGTGCTGCGTCAAGCCGGTGCGCCGGAGGTCCTGCCGTTCGCGATCGCCGCGGTCAGCTGA
- a CDS encoding gamma carbonic anhydrase family protein: MPLYSFEGRSPVVDPSAFVAPTATLIGDVHVEAGASVWFNAVLRADFAPIIIREGANVQDGSVLHAPPGIPTDVGPLASIAHCCVIHGAHIGPEAVIANHATVLDGAVIGRRSMVAAHSLVIGGTKIPDEVFVTGAPAKVRGPIAGTGAERWVNMTPATYRGLAERYRNGLGEIQEA, from the coding sequence ATGCCGCTCTACTCATTCGAGGGACGCTCACCCGTGGTCGACCCGAGCGCCTTCGTGGCGCCGACGGCGACCCTGATCGGCGACGTGCACGTCGAGGCGGGCGCATCGGTGTGGTTCAACGCGGTACTGCGCGCCGACTTCGCTCCGATCATCATCAGGGAGGGAGCGAACGTGCAGGACGGCAGCGTGCTGCACGCTCCGCCGGGGATTCCCACCGACGTCGGCCCGCTCGCGTCGATCGCGCACTGCTGCGTGATCCACGGCGCGCACATCGGCCCCGAGGCCGTGATCGCCAACCACGCGACGGTCCTCGACGGAGCCGTGATCGGCCGCCGCAGCATGGTCGCCGCCCATTCGCTGGTCATCGGCGGCACGAAGATCCCCGACGAGGTGTTCGTCACGGGGGCTCCGGCGAAGGTGCGCGGCCCCATCGCGGGCACCGGTGCGGAGCGGTGGGTCAACATGACGCCGGCGACCTACCGCGGTCTCGCCGAGCGCTACCGGAACGGCCTGGGGGAGATCCAGGAGGCGTAG
- a CDS encoding LLM class flavin-dependent oxidoreductase yields the protein MTTSAKKKAHLLGFVQHGVMNHASTMWAHPRDKVGYHWSRPEYWRDLGRTMERGLFDAMFIADELAPYTTYKGNSDPVVKFAGQCPVHEPASVVPIVGAFTKNLGIGITLSTSFVPPYMMARQLSTLDHLTGGRVGWNIVTSYSKSEFQAMGKENLTPRDKRYEVVEEYMQLLYQLWDSWDDDAIVYDRENGIFADPAKVREVDFQGEFFQSKGRHFVAPSPQKRPVLWQAGSSDQGREFASKHAESVFGIFPTPKSMRAYADDIRTRADDHGRDPESVKLIYGLQTIIDRDKSRANDRYAEFVENVQIESALGILSGHTGFDFSTLGLDDNVVDADVQGIRGLFDAILEAKDGAPVTVREAAQIYGVSMGAPVAVGTPSDVADQMELYLDEGGCNGFMMLATDTPGCFNDMTELLVPELQRRRRFRTRYPGTTLRESLQEY from the coding sequence ATGACCACCAGTGCGAAGAAGAAGGCGCACCTGCTGGGGTTCGTCCAGCACGGTGTGATGAACCATGCCTCGACGATGTGGGCGCACCCCCGCGACAAGGTGGGGTATCACTGGTCGCGGCCCGAGTACTGGCGTGATCTGGGCCGAACCATGGAACGCGGTCTGTTCGACGCCATGTTCATCGCCGACGAACTCGCGCCCTACACGACCTACAAGGGCAACTCGGACCCCGTGGTGAAGTTCGCGGGTCAGTGTCCGGTGCACGAACCGGCCAGCGTCGTGCCGATCGTGGGCGCCTTCACCAAGAACCTCGGCATCGGCATCACGCTGTCGACGTCGTTCGTGCCGCCCTACATGATGGCCAGGCAGCTCTCCACGCTGGACCACCTCACTGGCGGCCGCGTGGGCTGGAACATCGTGACGTCGTACTCCAAGAGCGAGTTCCAGGCCATGGGCAAGGAGAACCTCACGCCGCGCGACAAGCGCTACGAGGTGGTCGAGGAGTACATGCAGCTGCTCTACCAACTGTGGGACTCCTGGGATGACGACGCCATCGTCTACGACCGGGAGAACGGCATCTTCGCCGATCCGGCCAAGGTGCGTGAAGTCGACTTCCAAGGCGAGTTCTTCCAGTCCAAGGGACGGCACTTCGTGGCGCCCTCGCCCCAGAAGCGGCCGGTGCTGTGGCAGGCGGGCTCGTCCGACCAGGGCCGCGAATTCGCGTCCAAGCACGCCGAATCCGTGTTCGGCATCTTCCCCACGCCGAAGAGCATGCGGGCCTACGCCGACGACATCCGCACCCGAGCCGACGATCACGGCCGGGACCCTGAGTCGGTGAAGCTGATCTATGGCCTGCAGACGATCATCGATCGCGACAAGTCCCGCGCCAACGACCGCTACGCCGAGTTCGTCGAGAACGTTCAGATCGAAAGCGCACTGGGAATCCTCTCCGGACACACGGGATTCGACTTCTCCACCCTCGGCCTCGACGACAACGTGGTAGACGCCGACGTGCAGGGCATCCGCGGGCTCTTCGATGCCATCCTGGAGGCCAAGGACGGCGCCCCGGTGACGGTGCGCGAAGCCGCCCAGATCTACGGCGTGTCGATGGGTGCCCCGGTCGCGGTCGGAACGCCCTCGGACGTCGCCGACCAGATGGAGCTCTACCTCGACGAGGGAGGCTGCAACGGCTTCATGATGCTCGCCACCGACACCCCCGGCTGCTTCAACGACATGACCGAGTTGCTGGTGCCGGAGCTGCAGCGGCGTCGCCGCTTTCGCACCCGCTACCCCGGGACGACGCTGCGCGAGAGCCTGCAGGAGTACTGA
- a CDS encoding IclR family transcriptional regulator produces the protein MTGRTSPPTQRVVEVLDFLARHPHDRFGISELARRTGQSKPTCLGIVTTLAESGYLLRDAEDKTYRLGPSLISLGHVAQESMRAGPSAREELRALSSAYDTTAALAAIVDDRITLLELVDPPGTSGSEGRGTSVRVGQSYPFAPPVGLMFVLWDDDALRDWLAREPTIPLRTGSDRLDRVVAECRASGYLVERLTPGGRRLYALMAGMSSTMPQELRALLGELISDVGERVYLRSEAGTQRQKHDISVISAPVYDHYGRQTMVVSLQIGRALTDAEIARHAKGVMATAHTLTTQLGGLHPPHDARATRPTPR, from the coding sequence GTGACGGGCCGGACGTCACCACCGACGCAACGCGTCGTCGAGGTCCTCGACTTCTTGGCGCGCCATCCGCACGACCGGTTCGGCATCTCCGAACTCGCGAGGCGAACGGGCCAGAGCAAGCCCACGTGCCTCGGCATCGTCACCACCTTGGCCGAATCCGGCTACCTCCTGCGCGATGCCGAGGACAAGACTTACCGCCTCGGACCGTCGCTGATCTCCCTCGGTCACGTCGCGCAGGAATCCATGCGCGCCGGACCGTCGGCACGGGAGGAACTCCGCGCACTCTCCTCGGCGTACGACACCACCGCAGCACTCGCGGCGATCGTCGACGACCGGATCACGCTGCTCGAACTCGTCGACCCGCCCGGCACGAGTGGGTCGGAGGGCCGGGGCACGTCGGTGCGGGTGGGCCAGAGCTACCCGTTCGCACCGCCGGTGGGGCTGATGTTCGTGCTGTGGGACGACGACGCGCTGCGCGACTGGCTGGCCAGGGAACCGACCATTCCACTGCGCACCGGTTCCGACCGCCTGGACCGCGTCGTGGCCGAGTGTCGCGCCTCGGGCTACCTGGTGGAGCGACTCACTCCGGGCGGGCGGCGCCTCTACGCGCTGATGGCGGGGATGTCCTCGACGATGCCGCAGGAGTTGCGGGCGCTGCTCGGCGAACTGATCTCCGACGTCGGCGAACGGGTGTACCTGCGCAGCGAGGCCGGCACCCAACGCCAAAAGCACGACATCAGCGTGATCTCGGCGCCGGTGTACGACCACTACGGACGGCAGACGATGGTGGTGTCGCTTCAGATCGGCAGGGCGCTCACCGATGCCGAGATCGCCAGGCACGCCAAGGGTGTGATGGCCACGGCGCACACGCTCACGACGCAGCTGGGCGGCCTGCATCCGCCGCACGACGCGCGCGCCACGCGGCCCACGCCCCGGTAG
- a CDS encoding sulfotransferase family protein, giving the protein MTRTNVGTVDDLHASATKACGLDDFGSDDDDYREALAVLLESYQRDADLTELGSKMQRFFVRNALVARLVSEAAFKQHPQHVDVPIERPIFVTGLPRTGTTAIHRLLTADPRHQGLELWLAEFPQPRPPRETWSQNPVFQQLDAQFSKAHEENPDYTGLHYMTADEVEECWQLLRQSLHSVSYETLAHIPTYAQWLAGRDWTKSYARHRKNLQLIGSNDPEKRWVLKNPSHLFALDALFATYPDALVVQCHRPAETIMASMCSLAQHTTEGWSNSFTGEVIGRDAMETWSRGLRLFDAERAKHDPARFYDLDYFEFVKDPIAAVEGVYRQFGIDFTDDARAAMEHSHAESKKGPRAPKHTYSLADYGLTAEEVKERFQGL; this is encoded by the coding sequence GTGACGCGCACCAACGTCGGCACGGTCGACGATCTACACGCATCGGCGACCAAGGCCTGCGGTCTCGACGACTTCGGTTCCGACGACGACGATTACCGCGAGGCGCTCGCGGTCCTGCTCGAGTCCTATCAGCGCGACGCCGACCTCACCGAACTCGGCAGCAAGATGCAGCGGTTCTTCGTGCGCAATGCGCTGGTGGCCCGGTTGGTGTCCGAGGCGGCGTTCAAGCAGCACCCGCAGCACGTCGACGTGCCGATCGAACGGCCCATCTTCGTCACCGGTCTGCCGCGCACCGGCACCACCGCGATCCACCGGCTGCTGACCGCGGACCCGCGGCACCAGGGCCTCGAGTTGTGGCTTGCCGAGTTCCCGCAGCCCCGCCCGCCACGCGAGACGTGGTCGCAGAACCCGGTGTTCCAGCAGCTCGACGCACAGTTCAGCAAGGCGCACGAGGAGAACCCGGACTACACCGGGCTGCACTACATGACCGCCGACGAGGTCGAGGAGTGCTGGCAGCTGCTGCGTCAGTCGCTGCACTCGGTGTCGTATGAGACCTTGGCACACATTCCCACGTATGCGCAGTGGCTGGCGGGCCGGGACTGGACGAAGTCCTATGCGCGGCACCGCAAGAACCTTCAGCTGATCGGGTCGAACGATCCGGAGAAGCGATGGGTGCTCAAAAACCCCAGCCATCTGTTCGCGCTCGACGCCCTGTTCGCGACCTACCCCGACGCCCTGGTCGTGCAGTGCCATCGACCGGCCGAGACCATCATGGCCTCGATGTGCTCGCTCGCCCAGCACACCACCGAGGGGTGGTCGAACAGCTTCACCGGTGAGGTCATCGGACGCGACGCGATGGAGACCTGGTCACGGGGACTGCGGCTGTTCGACGCCGAACGCGCCAAGCACGATCCGGCCCGATTCTACGATCTCGACTACTTCGAGTTCGTCAAGGATCCGATCGCCGCGGTCGAAGGCGTGTACCGGCAGTTCGGCATCGACTTCACCGACGACGCGCGGGCGGCCATGGAGCACAGCCACGCCGAGAGCAAGAAGGGGCCGCGCGCACCCAAGCACACCTACTCGCTGGCGGACTACGGTCTGACCGCCGAGGAGGTCAAGGAGCGCTTCCAGGGCCTGTGA